The sequence GGCCCAAAAGAAAAATTTGTGGGACCGAGTTGGAGTGGAGAAAGATCCTGTAACATGAAATCAAATCAAGCCTTCCCCGGCTGTGGACTCACAAAAGGAGACACAATATTTAAACCCACCGGGCTACTCACCGCTTCATTGACCCCAGAACTAGGTGTAGCACCCTCTGAATCTCCTTTTTTAAAGGGAGGAAGTTTCTCTCCAGCAATGACTCGATCAATTTGATCACTATCCAAGGTTTCATATTCCAAAAGGGCTTCCGCTAAATGCTCTAATTTTTCTCGATTGATAGAAAGCAGATGCTTGGAGCGATCATAATTTTTCAGCACTATCGTCTTAACTTCCTGGTCTATTTCCAGCGCAGTCTGTTCGCTGTAATCCTGGTGTTTGGAAATTTCTCGTCCCAGAAAAATTTGTTCTTCTTTTTTTCCAAAAGTAAGAGGGCCTAGTTTTTCGCTCATCCCCCACTCACACACCATGCGTCGCGCAAGATCGGTCGCTCGTTCGATATCATTTCCAGCCCCAGTGGTCACTTGCCCAAGCACCAATTCTTCTGCACAACGCCCTCCCATCAAAATGGAGATATCATTCTCAGTCTGCTCTTTCGATTGAGTAAATTTTTCGCCCACAGGCAATTGCTGAGTCAATCCCAAAGCCATCCCCCTCGGAATAATGGTCACCTTATGAATAGGATCAGTGCCAGGAATTAACCGCGCCACCAGCGTATGTCCCGCTTCGTGGAAGGCCGTATTTTTCTTTTCTTCATCGCTAATCATCAAACTCTTGCGCTCATGCCCCATGAGAACTTTATCTTTAGCCATTTCAAAATCTTTCATTTCCACCATCTTTTTATTTTGCCCCGCCGCAAAAAGTGCCGCTTCATTCACCAGATTTTCAAGATCTGCTCCACAAAAGCCGGGAGTGCCTCGAGCCAGCACCATCAAGTCTACGTCTCTCCCTACCGGAACGCGACGAGTATGAATTTTTAAGATTGCTTCGCGTCCTCGCAAATCGGGCCGTGCAACCACAATACGACGATCAAACCGGCCAGGCCTCATTAAGGCAGGATCCAACACGTCCGGACGATTCGTGGCAGCAATTAAAATAACACCATCGTTCGATTCGAATCCATCCATCTCAACCAGCAACTGATTTAAAGTTTGTTCCCGTTCATCGTGCCCACCTCCCAAGCCTGCACCACGATGACGACCCACAGCATCAATTTCATCAATAAAAATAATACAAGGCGCGTGTTTCTTCCCTTGCTCGAATAAATCCCGTACGCGTGAAGCGCCCACGCCCACAAACATCTCCACAAAATCGGAACCGGAAATAGAAAAGAAAGGAACTCCGGCTTCGCCCGCAATTGCGCGAGCAAGAAGGGTTTTCCCTGTTCCCGGGGGCCCCATCAGCAAAACTCCCTTTGGAATACGCCCCCCCAGTTTGGTAAATTTTTTGGGGTCTTTCAAAAAATCGATGATTTCTTCCAGCTCGCTTTTGGCCTCATTTGCACCCGCCACATCGGCAAAGGTCACTTTTTTCTGATTTTCATTCAAGAGGCGTGCCTTGCTTTTTCCAAAGCTCATTGCCTTGCCACCCCCCATTTGAAATTGGCGCATAAAAAAGAAAAGGAGAAAAAGCAGAAGGAGTACGGGAATCCAGGAAACCAAAAGCTGCTGCCACATCGGAGTATCTTTTCGTTTTTTATATTCGACTTTGGCATCCGTCTTGGAAAGCATTTCCAGGGCCTTCTCTGAATTCACAGGACCTATGGTCTCAAAAAGAATAGGCCCTTCTTTATACTCCTTCTTGAACTGGCCAAAGTATTCTTCTTCTTGGATGGAAATCTGTGCGATCTGGTTACTGGACGCTGCCTCGAGCAAATCACTGAAGCTCACAGGTTTTCTGAATTCAGTCTTGGTATTGAATACATTCACCAGGGAAACAAAAATAAGCAGAATCAAAATCCAGAATGCGAGCGTTTTATGCGTCTGTTTCACAAGAAAGCCTTTCTTAAAATATAATCGACTTAGCCCTTGAAGAGCTAACACCGCCGCATCCAACGGATCAACTAAAAAAACTTATTTTTTGAGCGCTTACCCCTTTTAGAATGCCGTTTAAAGACAAGTTCTGTCTTTTTGACAAATACCTCAATTTCATTGGCCAGGGTCACCCTTGCTTTTGGAGAGGAAGAAAGCAACAAGTGTTGGATGTTAAGCAAATGGACCCTTTTTATTTTATCATAAGTTAAACCAATACATTTTAAACTTTCTTTTAATACCCTCAAACGAAGGACCCCAGGCAACTGCTGCAATTTAGTCCGACTGAGTGAAAGTCTATTCTGCGTTTGCAACTTCTGCTCTTCCAACCAAGATTTCATTTTTTGGGACAAATAGTCTTGTTCCTCCCTTAAAATTTCAAGATTCTGAGCAAAGAGTTCTAAAAATTTGGGGTTTATTTCGTGAAGGGCCTCAAAAAGCCCATGGCGGATTTTATTGCGCAGATACTCTGTTTTCAAGTTGGAAGAATCTTCCCTCCAAAGTATTTTTTTCTCTTGGGCATACTCCAAAATTTGCTTTCGACTGAAAGGAAGCAGGGGCCGAAGCAAAAAAAGCCCATTTTTTTCCAACACACTTTTTTCTCTTAAGCCCACCCAAGCCTCGGGCCCTTTTCCCCGAAGCATTTGGATGAAAAAAGTTTCTGCGACATCGTTGGCCTGATGGGCGGTAACAATAAGGCTACATTGTTTTTGGAGCGCCAGACTCTCCAGTAAACGGTAACGCCAGGCTCTTGCTAAAGCCTGGAGGTTTGTTTTTTTGGAACTGAGTTTTGATTTCAGAGAGCGCTTATGGAAAGGCCGCTGATATCGCTTGGCCAATTCTTTGACAAAACTTGCGTCGTCATCCGATTCTTTTCCCCGCAAACCATGATCAAAATGCACGAAGGACAAGTCAAAACCCAATTCTCGGCCAAGGCGAAACAACAGATCGGCCAACACCACCGAATCCACCCCTCCTGAAATGGAAAGCAAAATTTTATCGCTGGATGAGATCAGTTTTTTGGAAAGGACATGCTGCTTGAACTGAGAGTAGAGGCTCATATTTTTTTTACTGAAACACACTCCTTACAATACCCATAAATCTCATGCACATGACTGACAATTTGAAAATGATAGCGTTTCGCCACCGATTTTTGCAGGGCTTCAATTTCATCTTCTTCAAATTCCAGAATTTTTCCACACTTTAAACAGATCAGATGATCGTGATGATCACCCGTTTTTTCGAAGCGCGAAAAACCATCTCCAAATTGCCACTGGTTGACAAATCCACATTCCTTGAAAATTTTTAAGGTGCGATAAACCGTCACATAACCAATGCGTGGATCCAGTTTCTTCACCTGGAAAAGGATTTCATCAATAGTGAGATGCCCTGCAGCATTAAGCATCGCCTCCAGAACTACTGCGCGCTTTTTTGTAAAACGAACCCCTTTTTCTCCCAAGGCCGCTTGCACTTCATCGGGAGTCCATTTTTTTTCTAGATTTTTTTTCATGAAGCGAATGGCTAAAACAAACTGAAAGCTTCAATCAAGCGCTTTGTTATATCTGCGCTTTGTTATATCTTGAGGAGTGAGGGTAATTTTTAGTCCTGAGGCACAACGACGGCACGAAACCCTAAAATACTGAGGTAATCACCAGGATCTCTGCTGTGCCGCACGGCTGCCCGCGCGAGCTTAAACGAAACGGTGTCCCACTCAACACCGCGCAGCTCTCTTTCTCTTGAAGCATCTTCTTCATCAGATTCATCAGGGTTTAAAGATCCAGCTATGGTTTTAGATAAACCCTCTAAGGGTCCATACCAACCGTTGCACCA is a genomic window of Deltaproteobacteria bacterium containing:
- the ftsH gene encoding ATP-dependent zinc metalloprotease FtsH, whose product is MKQTHKTLAFWILILLIFVSLVNVFNTKTEFRKPVSFSDLLEAASSNQIAQISIQEEEYFGQFKKEYKEGPILFETIGPVNSEKALEMLSKTDAKVEYKKRKDTPMWQQLLVSWIPVLLLLFLLFFFMRQFQMGGGKAMSFGKSKARLLNENQKKVTFADVAGANEAKSELEEIIDFLKDPKKFTKLGGRIPKGVLLMGPPGTGKTLLARAIAGEAGVPFFSISGSDFVEMFVGVGASRVRDLFEQGKKHAPCIIFIDEIDAVGRHRGAGLGGGHDEREQTLNQLLVEMDGFESNDGVILIAATNRPDVLDPALMRPGRFDRRIVVARPDLRGREAILKIHTRRVPVGRDVDLMVLARGTPGFCGADLENLVNEAALFAAGQNKKMVEMKDFEMAKDKVLMGHERKSLMISDEEKKNTAFHEAGHTLVARLIPGTDPIHKVTIIPRGMALGLTQQLPVGEKFTQSKEQTENDISILMGGRCAEELVLGQVTTGAGNDIERATDLARRMVCEWGMSEKLGPLTFGKKEEQIFLGREISKHQDYSEQTALEIDQEVKTIVLKNYDRSKHLLSINREKLEHLAEALLEYETLDSDQIDRVIAGEKLPPFKKGDSEGATPSSGVNEAVSSPVGLNIVSPFVSPQPGKA
- the tilS gene encoding tRNA lysidine(34) synthetase TilS, whose amino-acid sequence is MSLYSQFKQHVLSKKLISSSDKILLSISGGVDSVVLADLLFRLGRELGFDLSFVHFDHGLRGKESDDDASFVKELAKRYQRPFHKRSLKSKLSSKKTNLQALARAWRYRLLESLALQKQCSLIVTAHQANDVAETFFIQMLRGKGPEAWVGLREKSVLEKNGLFLLRPLLPFSRKQILEYAQEKKILWREDSSNLKTEYLRNKIRHGLFEALHEINPKFLELFAQNLEILREEQDYLSQKMKSWLEEQKLQTQNRLSLSRTKLQQLPGVLRLRVLKESLKCIGLTYDKIKRVHLLNIQHLLLSSSPKARVTLANEIEVFVKKTELVFKRHSKRGKRSKNKFF
- a CDS encoding transcriptional repressor, which codes for MKKNLEKKWTPDEVQAALGEKGVRFTKKRAVVLEAMLNAAGHLTIDEILFQVKKLDPRIGYVTVYRTLKIFKECGFVNQWQFGDGFSRFEKTGDHHDHLICLKCGKILEFEEDEIEALQKSVAKRYHFQIVSHVHEIYGYCKECVSVKKI